The genomic region ATGCCGTACCGGCGCTGGCGCGTAAGCTGCAAACGCTGATGGACGTTGGCCTGACCTACATCCGCCTCGGCCAGTCCGCGACAACCCTTTCCGGTGGGGAAGCCCAGCGCGTGAAGCTGGCGCGCGAGCTGTCGAAGCGCGGCACCGGGCAGACGCTCTATATCCTGGATGAACCGACCACCGGCCTGCATTTTGCTGATATCCAGCAACTGCTGGACGTACTGCATCAGCTGCGCGATCAGGGCAACACTATCGTGGTGATCGAGCACAACCTGGACGTCATTAAGACAGCGGACTGGATTGTCGACCTCGGGCCTGAAGGCGGTAGCGGCGGCGGGGAAATCCTGGTTTCCGGCACGCCAGAAACCGTTGCGGAGTGTAAAGAGTCACACACCGCCCGCTTCCTGAAACCGATGCTGTAATAATGCCCGATGGCGCTGCGCTTATCGGGCCTACAAATCGCAATACCCTGTAGGCTCGATAAGACGCATCCGGTACAACGACTCAGGGCAACGCCAGCAGTTTGCGTTTCTCTTCCGGCAAGGTATTCACCGCCTGTTGATACGACGCATCCACCAGATAATAGATTTGCGAATCGGGTAACGATCCGTCGAGATAGACAGTGCTCCAGTGCGCCTTGTTAAGATGGCGACTTGGACGCACATCGCTATGCTGTTGGCGAAGCAGTTCCGCCAGTTCAGGGCTGGTTTTCAGAGACACCGCCGGGCGTTCTTCCACCTCTTTCACCATGGCAAACAGGACATCTTCGACTTTAATTTGTGTCGCTTTCCAGTCACTGTGAACGCTCTGCTCTGCGCCGGATTTCGCCATACAGTACTGCAGTAACTCCGAATTGGTCATTGTGGTTCCCCTTTCAAGTCTGTTACTTCACTGAAAATCTCTTCTCTTCAGTTTGCAGTAAGACAAGGAAAGGTAAAAGCCAACAGCACCATTTTGTTTAAAAAAGAGCCAAAATGAGTATGCGTGGTGAATGTCGGTGTTAGTATTCCGAATTCACAATTACCTCTTCGCCAAATTGTCCCGCCTGCGGTAATGGTCGGTAGGTGGAGTTAGAGGCGCGCAGAATGCGGATCCCACGAACACTTACCTCACGAGCAGCGGCAATGTCGTTGTCCGAATCGCCATAAAACATGCGAATGCTTTTATCCTGCAACCACTGAGTCTTGGTATTCTGCCCTGGCTTATCGCCTGCAAAAATAACAGGGTTCATGTTGGCGGCCGGGATGTGGAAGTTGTCCGCCAGCGTTTTCGAGACAGTTTCCGTTTTCGTCGGGCTACGTCCGGTCACAAAGAAGATGCTGTCGCCACGGCGGATGTGCATGTCGATAAGCTGACGCGCCACTTCTTTAGGAATGCTGAACTCGTCCCAACCGTTATTCATCTTCTCCCAGAACGTCGGATTCTTCAGA from Citrobacter sp. RHB25-C09 harbors:
- a CDS encoding MmcQ/YjbR family DNA-binding protein; its protein translation is MTNSELLQYCMAKSGAEQSVHSDWKATQIKVEDVLFAMVKEVEERPAVSLKTSPELAELLRQQHSDVRPSRHLNKAHWSTVYLDGSLPDSQIYYLVDASYQQAVNTLPEEKRKLLALP
- the aphA gene encoding acid phosphatase AphA, encoding MRKTTLALSALCFFATLSHSPGTLASSPSPLNPGVNVAKLAEQAPVHWVSVAQIENSLTGRPPMAVGFDIDDTVLFSSPGFWRGKKMYSPDSEDYLKNPTFWEKMNNGWDEFSIPKEVARQLIDMHIRRGDSIFFVTGRSPTKTETVSKTLADNFHIPAANMNPVIFAGDKPGQNTKTQWLQDKSIRMFYGDSDNDIAAAREVSVRGIRILRASNSTYRPLPQAGQFGEEVIVNSEY